The following are from one region of the Actinomyces sp. oral taxon 897 genome:
- a CDS encoding threonine/serine ThrE exporter family protein — MRQSAVVLRLGRLMLAAGAGSYRVKSSMARAAAAVGLDRHTATVTMTEIVTSSYVGDRFRTEAAEVRLVGVNVDRLEALRRIVHDLRHHERVEELDAELDRVSAMRGLYGPLTNALASGVACAGFCFLNHGGWVECLAVLVAACLGQAVRRYMLVRHFQHFFTWLVCGLVASGLYMSIVSGLAASELIASTHQGGLVSAILFLIPGFPMVTAMLDMMRQDFSSAISRSAYVMLVMAAAGVAVWTVSFIFSWDLVTVSSAYPDEGVVLYVLRALCSFIAAYGFAMLFNAGARAAALAAVVGAAANTGRILLVTECHVPWQLAVGLAAVVIGLMAQLFVSRASLSRVALSVPAVVIMIPGVPFYRALSALNDYGVYGDDVGVALREAAASIVEVFFVITAIGMGLALARIITDRNWRHDVTPKELVDVEWAEDDVETA, encoded by the coding sequence CCGCCACACGGCCACGGTCACCATGACCGAGATCGTCACCTCCTCCTACGTGGGGGACCGCTTCCGCACGGAGGCCGCCGAGGTGCGCCTGGTGGGGGTCAACGTGGACCGCCTGGAGGCCCTGCGCCGCATTGTGCACGACCTGCGCCACCACGAGCGGGTGGAGGAGCTCGACGCCGAGCTCGACCGGGTGTCGGCCATGCGCGGCCTCTACGGGCCGCTGACCAACGCCCTGGCCTCCGGGGTGGCCTGCGCGGGGTTCTGCTTCCTCAACCACGGCGGCTGGGTGGAGTGCCTGGCCGTGCTCGTGGCCGCCTGCCTGGGGCAGGCGGTGCGCCGCTACATGCTGGTGCGCCACTTCCAGCACTTCTTCACCTGGCTGGTGTGCGGCCTGGTCGCCTCGGGCCTGTACATGTCGATCGTCTCGGGCCTGGCGGCCAGCGAGCTGATCGCGAGCACGCACCAGGGCGGCCTGGTCTCGGCGATCCTGTTCCTCATCCCCGGGTTCCCCATGGTCACCGCCATGCTGGACATGATGCGCCAGGACTTCTCCAGCGCCATATCCCGCTCCGCCTACGTCATGCTGGTCATGGCCGCGGCCGGGGTGGCGGTGTGGACGGTCAGCTTCATCTTCTCCTGGGACCTGGTGACGGTGTCCTCGGCCTACCCCGACGAGGGCGTGGTCCTCTACGTGCTGCGCGCCCTGTGCTCCTTTATCGCCGCCTACGGGTTCGCCATGCTGTTCAACGCCGGGGCGCGGGCGGCGGCGCTGGCGGCGGTGGTGGGCGCGGCCGCCAACACCGGACGCATCCTCCTGGTGACCGAGTGCCACGTGCCCTGGCAGCTCGCCGTGGGTCTGGCCGCCGTCGTCATCGGCCTCATGGCCCAGCTCTTCGTCTCCCGGGCGAGCCTGTCGCGGGTGGCCCTGTCCGTGCCGGCCGTCGTCATTATGATCCCGGGCGTGCCCTTCTACCGGGCCCTCTCCGCGCTCAATGACTACGGCGTGTACGGCGACGACGTCGGCGTCGCCCTGCGGGAGGCCGCGGCCAGCATTGTGGAGGTGTTCTTCGTCATTACGGCTATTGGTATGGGACTGGCCCTGGCCCGCATTATCACCGACCGCAACTGGCGCCACGACGTCACCCCCAAGGAGCTGGTGGACGTGGAGTGGGCCGAGGACGACGTCGAGACCGCGTGA